The window CCGGGATGAGCCGGGCGGCTGCGCATTCCGGACGTGGGCAGGGCACTATGGGAGACCGGCGGGGCGGCCGAGGTACTTCACCTGTGAGCGAGACGAGACGGAGAGCGACGTTCGAATGCCCACCCAGCCTGGATACCGGTATCGCCGCTCCGCGGTAACGGAGGCTCGTCACGGCCAGGATCGCGTGGTCGCGGTCCGACGACGTCCGCGACGCAAGCTGATCGGCGTCCTGGTCGTCATCGTGCTGCTGGTGCCCGCCGGGTTGCTCGCGGCGAAGTCGCTCTACGGCACGATGACCGGCACCGTCGTCGATCCGGAGACCGCGGCGCAGTCGCCGGTCTCGCCGTCCCCCTCGCTGAACCCGAACGACCCGTTCGACGGGACGCCCGCCGCCAAGTACCTCCCCGCCGACCAGGGCATCGTGGTGCCCACCGCGGTCAAGGCCGGTGTCTGGTCGGCGAAGGAAGTCGGGACCGTGCTCACGAAGACCAAAGAGGTCCTGCTCGCGGCCCGCACCGACCCGAAGGTGCTGGGCGGTGACCCGACGAGCTACGTCGAGGCGCTCGCTCCGAACGTGCGGGAGCAGGTCAAGGAAGCGATCGTGAGCGGCACCGACACGCTCGGGTACGTCACGAACCTCGGCGCTGGTTACACGCTCGGGGCACCGATCCGGGGCGTCGGGTCGCTCGCCGTCACCACCGGCTCGCTGAAGCAGCTGATCGTCCGGGCCGACGTCGTCTGGGTGTATCCGCTCGCCGGGCCGCTACCCGAGGAATCGACGGGTGCCGGCGTCCGCCTCGTCGTGCTGCACACGGTGGAGAGCTACGAGTGGTTCCCGTCCAAGGGCTTCGCGGACGAGGACCAGGGCGCGCGGCCGGGCGAGGGGGAACGGGCCGTGTTCAACGCCGACTGCCCGAAGTACCTGAAGGGCGCGCTCGCGCTGCCGGCCACCCCGGTCCAGGATCCGGTCGAGGGCAACGAGGCCGTGTTCGTCGCCACGACCCCGCTCACCTCGTTCCCTACCGGCTGCTGAGCGTGCAGAGGCCCGGCGGACGGTCGCGGTAGATCTCGCGGGCCTCCGCGCGGCTGAGGTTCGCCGTGTACCACGCCTCGTCGGCGTCCACGTGGTACTCCAGCGTCGCGAGCGCGCACGACCGCAGGTCCGGGGGTAGCCGGTCGAGCGCGGGTGCGGCGTCCGCGGACAGGCCCGAGAGGTATCCGACGTCGATCCGGCCGGTCTCGGCATACCGGTCGACGCTGCGTTCGGCGATGAACGCGTCCGGGTTCAGCGCGGCGAGCGCGAGCAGCGTCAGCACTCCGGTCGCGATCACGGTCCGCGGCAGCCAGCGTCCTCGCAGCCGGATCCCGGCGATGCCCACCAGCACGAACACCAGCCCCAGCCAGACCTCGGTCGCCTGGACGAGCAACCGCAGGCGGGTGAAGCCGTAGGCGTCCTCGTACAGCCACATCCGCCGCAGCGCGGACGCGACCACGAGGACGGCGAGCAGGCACAGCGCTCCGAGCAGTACCCGCAGCGTGAGCCGGTCACCGCGGGTCTCCCGCCGCGCGATCCGCACGACGACCGCGACGACCAGCAGCGTCAGCGCGGTCACCGCGAGCAACTGCCAGAAGCCCTGTCGGGCATATTCCGCGTACGTCAGGCCCGCGGTGCGCACGACGTGACGGTTCCCGTCAGCCAGAACGACGAGTTGGACGCCGACGAAGCAGGCGAAGAGGGCTACCAGCGCGCCCAGCGGGATCGCCCACTCGGCCCGGGGCCGTCCGGTGCCGCGCCGGGGGGCTAGCGCGTCGAAGTCCGGTGCCTGGTGGGACAGGCAGGCGCCGATCAGCGCGAGCGCGGCCACCACCGCGAACAGCACGAACCGGCCGATCCACTGCGCCGGGTCGATCTCCGGGACGAGGCCGCCGACCAGGTCCGCGAAGACCGGGTCCGCACCGGCGAAGAGCCCGCCGAACACCAGCAACAGGAGGACTGAGGCGGCCGTGATCGCGAGGGCGCGCCCGACCGGCAGGCGGCGGCCGCGGACGCGCGGGACGACGCCCCGGCCGGTCCAGCGGGCGGTGCGGCTGAACGCGCCCAGCGGGGAGAGCGTGCCGAGCAGGATCCCGGTCCAGGAGCGCCCGGCGGTGACCGCGAGGATCGTGGCGAGCAGCCCGGCGAGGACGCAGAGCGTGAGGAGCCAGGCGGCGGTGCGGACGCTCGCCACCCCGAACAGCGCCACGGCCAGCACGGCGAACCCGATCTGCCGCGGCCGGACGGTCTGCGGGCGGGTCGCGAGGGCGGCGAGCAGCACGGCCAGGACGAGGAGCCCGATGCCGACGCCGAGGGCGTCCGCTACCAGGACGGAGGCACCGACAAGCCCCGCGCCTGCTGCTGCGACGAGGACGCCGAACGGGGCGCCGTCCTTCGTGAGCGGCCAGACCCGCGCTGACCACAGCGGCGGCACCGGCGCCGGAGGCGGCCCCCACGGCCCGTGCGCCCCTGTCTGCCCGGGGTTTCGGGGATAGCCCGGGCTCGTCGGCGGCCCTGGCCGCATGCCGGCGGGGACCGGCGCGGGCGGCGCCACGGTCGCCGTCCGCCCCGCCCCGGCCCCGCCCACAGCCACCGCCGGCCCGGCGGAAGCCGCCGCTGTCGGCCCGGCGGAAGCCGCTGTCGGGGTGGTGGCAGCCGCCGCGGGCGCGCCCGCCGCCGGCACGTCCGCGGCCGCTTGGGGCACGCCGGCAGCCGTTGGCGTGGCGCCCGCCGCTGGCGTGGAGGCAGCCGTTGGCGTGGAGGCAGCCGCCGGCGTGGCGCCCGCCGCTGGCGTGGCGGCTGGTTTCGGCGCGGCGGGTTCTCCTGCGGGCGGCTTCGGCGCGGCGGGTTTCGGTTCCGCCCGGCCGCCGGTAGCCGGTTGTTGTGCGCTCGGCGCAGGCTCGGCAGGCGTTGCTGCCGCCGGTTCCGTCGCGCTCGGATCGGGCTTGGCGGGCGTTGACGCCGCCGGTTTCGACCCGCTCGGCTCCGAATCGGGCGGGGGCGTGGACGGTGAGGGATCGGTCACGGTCACTCCGTCAGGTCGACGTCAAATTCGGGCAGGGTGGAGCAGCCGGGCAACCAGCGGTGGCTCGGCGGAGTACGGACGTGATCAGGCGGGCAGCGTCACCTGGATGCGGCAACCGGGGCCGGTGTCGGCGACCGAGATCGTGCCGTCGTGCAACTCGACCGCCCAGCGGGCGATCGCCAGCCCCAGCCCGGTGCCACCGTCGCGAGCGATGGCCGGCGTCGACCCGCGGCTGAACCGGTCGAACACGCGGGTGCGCTCCTCCGGCGGGATGCCCGGCCCCTCGTCGGTCACCTCGAGCAGCAACCCGGTGCCCGGTCGCTGCGCGCCCAGCGAGGGCAACCCGCGAGCCCGGATCAGCACACGTCCCCCGGGCGGGCTGTGCCGGGCGGCGTTATCGAGCAGGTTGGCCACCACCTGGTGCAGCCGCGCCTCGTCGGCGTTGATCTCGAGGTCCGAGGGCAAGACGTCGACCTCGATGTGCGCCTGGCTGACCCCCACGGCTGCTGCCTCGGCCGCCGCGGTGAGGAACGGCTCCAGCTTGACCGGGCTGCGGCGCAGCGGCTCCACCCCGGCGTCCAGACGGGAGAGGTCCAGCAACTCGGTCACCAGCCGCGACAGCCGCTCGGTCTGCCCGAGCGCGACCTTGAGCGTCGCCGGATCGGGCTCGGCCAGGCCGTCCACCAGGTTCTCCAGCACCGCCTGCAGCGCGGTGATCGGCGTCCGCAGCTCGTGCGAGACGTTCGCGATCAGCTCCCGGCGCTGCCGATCGGCGGTCTCCAGATCGGCTGCCATCCGGTTGAACGCCCGGGCGAGTTCCCCGACCTCGTCGCGGGACGTGGCCGGAACCCGCTGGCTGTAGTCGCCGCGGCTCATCGTCCGCGCGGCGGCGGTCATCGCCCGGAGCGGCGCGGTCGTGCCGTGGGCGAGCACCTGCGACATCACCAGCGACACCGTCAGAGCAGTGAACACCGTCCAGGGCGGCAGCCAGCCGATGCTCAGCACGAACACCGTGAATCCCGCCCCGCCGGAGCCGACCAGCAGGATCGCCAGCTTGAGCTTGATCGACCGGATCCGCCCGAGCGGCTGCGGAAGCCGCCGCAGTAGTCCGGCAACGATGTCCCAGAGGCGCCAGGGGCTCATCGGGACGTCTCCCACGCATAACCGACCCCGTGGACGGTGCGAATGCGGTCACCGCCGAGCTTCCGGCGCAGCGCCTTGATGTGGCTGTCGACGGTGCGGCTCCCGCTGCCGTCCGACCACCCCCAGACAGCGGTCAGCAACCGGTCCCGGGGAAGCACCGCCCGTGGCCGGGAGGCCAGGCAGACCAGCAGGTCGAACTCGGTCCGTGTCAGGTGCACCTCGTCACCGTCGACCCGCACCCGTCGTTCGGCGAGGCTGATCTCGACGTCGTCGACGGTCAGCCGATCGGCGCCGACCGGTTCCGCGTCGAGGGCGGCCAGCTCCGCGGCACGGTCGACGCGGCGGAGCAGGGCGTGGGTCCGCGCGACGAGCTCCCGCATGCTGAACGGCTTGGTCAGGTAGTCGTCGGCGCCGACGGCAAGCCCGACCAGCACGTCGGTCTCGGCGTCCCGAGCAGTGAGCATGAGGACCGGAACCGCCCGCTCGGCCTGCAGCCGACGGCAGACCTCGAGCCCGTCGTAGCCGGGGAGCATGATGTCGAGGACGACGAGGTCGTGCGGGCGGGCGGTGAAGGCGGCCACCGCGGCGGGGCCGTCACCGGCCAGCTCGACCGAGAATCCCTCGGCCCGCAGCCGGGTCGCGATCGACTCGGCGATCGTCTGCTCGTCCTCGACCACGAGAACTCGGCGCTCGCTCATGGCGCTGACTGTAGGAGTCGTCGGTGGCGCTTACCGGCGGGGCTTCTGGAGATCCTGTGAAGATCGTGGTGAGGAGTCGTGGCCGACGAGGGGGCGCGCCGGCCACGAACCTGCCTCAGGCGTCGCGGCGGACCAGCACGGCACCGCCCGCCACGAGCGTCACGGCCACCCAGGCGGCGAGTACGACCGCACCGGCTGCCGGCGCGAGCAACTCGATCGGCACGCGGTCGGTGCTGACCGCGTACAGGCTCTGCGCGGCGGCGACCGGCGTGTACTTGAGGGTCGCGTCCTCGACCGACGTGGGCAGCGCGGCAGGCAGCACGGCCGGAATCACGAGGAACGCGGCGACGAACACCGTGATCGCGCCTGCCGTGTGGCGCAGCGCCGTTCCGATGCCCAGTCCCAGCAGCGCTGCGGCGAGCGGATATACCGCAGCGCCCAGCACTGCCCTGGCGACGCCGTCGTCGGTCAGCGCCGCAGCGTCGTCTCTCAGAATGCCCTGCACGACGACGAAGGAGGCCAGGCAGACGAGCAGACCCAGCGGCGCCAGGACCGCGACGAGCACGGTGGCCTTGCCGACGAGCAGCGGCCACCGCCGCGGCACCGCGGTGAGGCTCGCGCGGATCAGACCGGACCCGTGCTCGCCGGTCGCCTGCAGGACGCCGAACACGCCGAGCACCAGCGCCAGCAGATCGAGCCCGAGGAACGTCACGTCGACGGCCTCGGCGGCACCGGCGGTCTCCTCGCCGGATCGGAGCGCGCTCCGGTACGCGTAGCCGAACGCGGTGGCCAGCGCCACGGTCAGCACGGAGGCGGTGCCGAGCGTGACCCACGTCGACCGTAACGACCACAGCTTCGTCCACTCGGAGCGTACGACCCGGCGCTGGGTGACGACCGTGCTCATCGTGCAACCCCCTGGTACTCGACGGCGTCCCTGGTCAGCTCCATGTACGCCTCCTCCAGCGACGCCCGGCGCGGGGTGAGTTCGGACAGCACCAGCCGCCGGCCCGCAGCCACCTCGCCGATCTCCGCGGACGTCAGCCCGCTGACCGTGAGCGTTCCGGTGTCCTCGGCGACCACCGTGGCGCCGCGCCGAACCAGCGTTTCGTGGAGAGCGCCCGGGTCCGGGCCGCGCACCAGCACGCTCCCGACCCCCACCCGGGCGATCAGCTCGTCGAGCCCGGTGTCGGCGAGCAGCCGGCCGCGGCCGATGATCAGGAGGTGGTCGGCGGTAACGGCCATCTCGCTCATCAGGTGGCTGGAGACCAGCACGGTCCGGCCCTCGGACGCCAGCCCGCGCAGCAGCGTCCGCACCCAGAGCACACCGTCCGGATCGAGCCCGTTGATCGGTTCGTCGAGCAGGACGACGCTCGGGTCACCGAGCAGGGCCGCGGCGATGCCCAGCCGTTGCGCCATGCCGAGCGAGTACCGGCCGGCGCGGCGGCGAGCGACGTCCTG is drawn from Cryptosporangium aurantiacum and contains these coding sequences:
- a CDS encoding HAMP domain-containing sensor histidine kinase, with amino-acid sequence MSPWRLWDIVAGLLRRLPQPLGRIRSIKLKLAILLVGSGGAGFTVFVLSIGWLPPWTVFTALTVSLVMSQVLAHGTTAPLRAMTAAARTMSRGDYSQRVPATSRDEVGELARAFNRMAADLETADRQRRELIANVSHELRTPITALQAVLENLVDGLAEPDPATLKVALGQTERLSRLVTELLDLSRLDAGVEPLRRSPVKLEPFLTAAAEAAAVGVSQAHIEVDVLPSDLEINADEARLHQVVANLLDNAARHSPPGGRVLIRARGLPSLGAQRPGTGLLLEVTDEGPGIPPEERTRVFDRFSRGSTPAIARDGGTGLGLAIARWAVELHDGTISVADTGPGCRIQVTLPA
- a CDS encoding response regulator transcription factor, which produces MSERRVLVVEDEQTIAESIATRLRAEGFSVELAGDGPAAVAAFTARPHDLVVLDIMLPGYDGLEVCRRLQAERAVPVLMLTARDAETDVLVGLAVGADDYLTKPFSMRELVARTHALLRRVDRAAELAALDAEPVGADRLTVDDVEISLAERRVRVDGDEVHLTRTEFDLLVCLASRPRAVLPRDRLLTAVWGWSDGSGSRTVDSHIKALRRKLGGDRIRTVHGVGYAWETSR
- a CDS encoding ABC transporter ATP-binding protein; the protein is MIELDALTKKFGGTVAVDGLSFTVKPGQVTGFLGPNGAGKSTTMRIIVGLDRPTSGSATVNGRPFASHRAPLREVGVLLDASAVHKGRSGYAHLLALARTHGLPVSRVEEVLAMVGLQDVARRRAGRYSLGMAQRLGIAAALLGDPSVVLLDEPINGLDPDGVLWVRTLLRGLASEGRTVLVSSHLMSEMAVTADHLLIIGRGRLLADTGLDELIARVGVGSVLVRGPDPGALHETLVRRGATVVAEDTGTLTVSGLTSAEIGEVAAGRRLVLSELTPRRASLEEAYMELTRDAVEYQGVAR
- a CDS encoding DUF4153 domain-containing protein — encoded protein: MPPLWSARVWPLTKDGAPFGVLVAAAGAGLVGASVLVADALGVGIGLLVLAVLLAALATRPQTVRPRQIGFAVLAVALFGVASVRTAAWLLTLCVLAGLLATILAVTAGRSWTGILLGTLSPLGAFSRTARWTGRGVVPRVRGRRLPVGRALAITAASVLLLLVFGGLFAGADPVFADLVGGLVPEIDPAQWIGRFVLFAVVAALALIGACLSHQAPDFDALAPRRGTGRPRAEWAIPLGALVALFACFVGVQLVVLADGNRHVVRTAGLTYAEYARQGFWQLLAVTALTLLVVAVVVRIARRETRGDRLTLRVLLGALCLLAVLVVASALRRMWLYEDAYGFTRLRLLVQATEVWLGLVFVLVGIAGIRLRGRWLPRTVIATGVLTLLALAALNPDAFIAERSVDRYAETGRIDVGYLSGLSADAAPALDRLPPDLRSCALATLEYHVDADEAWYTANLSRAEAREIYRDRPPGLCTLSSR